A genomic region of Streptosporangium lutulentum contains the following coding sequences:
- the abc-f gene encoding ribosomal protection-like ABC-F family protein, which translates to MFRSPVLPTQLTLRGTCKSYGDRLVLDQVSFSVRPGERVGIVGENGCGKSTLLRLIAGIEKADDGEITVAAGGGVGHLGQTLGLPADHTVQHAVDAALAELRAMETRMRELEADLTEDRLAEYGDLLSVYEARDGYGADARVDKALHGLGLAHIDRDRRLGSLSGGEQARLGLACLLAASPEIMLLDEPTNHLDASSMDWLEERLRAHTGTVLAVSHDRFFLTRVATSILDVEGGAVTRFGGGYAGFLTERAAARQRWEQAYADWREEIGQVEAFAATTAHRVAHGRDIKDRNKMAYDRNAGRVQSSIAGRVRQAAERLRRLQGNPVPRPPEPLRFSGLFDEGTADGTLVELRDVRVGDRLTVDAFTVEPGRRLLVRGPNGAGKSTFLRILAGDLEPGRGVVRRRGRIGYLSQESVFARPEQTVLKAFAESRAGYLEEHRARLLSLGLLRADSLGTPVGALSIGQRRRLALARLLTGEADLLLLDEPTNHLSPTLVEELEQALDAYRGAIVVVSHDRALRGGFTGTEIEIRDGRLVADRLSKEN; encoded by the coding sequence ATGTTTCGGAGTCCTGTTTTGCCTACTCAACTGACCCTGCGGGGAACCTGTAAGTCCTACGGTGACCGCCTGGTCCTCGACCAGGTCTCTTTCTCCGTACGGCCCGGCGAGCGCGTGGGGATCGTCGGAGAGAACGGCTGTGGCAAGTCCACGCTACTGCGACTGATCGCCGGCATCGAGAAGGCCGATGACGGCGAGATCACCGTCGCCGCCGGCGGTGGAGTCGGCCACCTCGGACAGACCCTCGGCCTGCCCGCCGACCACACCGTCCAGCACGCCGTCGACGCGGCCCTCGCCGAACTGCGCGCGATGGAGACCCGGATGCGGGAACTGGAGGCCGACCTCACCGAGGACCGGCTGGCCGAATACGGCGACCTGCTCAGCGTCTACGAGGCGCGCGACGGCTACGGGGCCGACGCCCGCGTCGACAAGGCGCTGCACGGCCTCGGCCTCGCGCACATCGACCGCGACCGTAGGCTCGGCAGCCTGTCCGGAGGCGAACAGGCCAGGCTCGGCCTGGCCTGCCTGCTGGCCGCCTCGCCGGAGATCATGCTGCTCGACGAGCCCACCAACCACCTCGACGCCTCCTCCATGGACTGGCTGGAGGAGCGGCTGCGGGCACACACCGGTACGGTCCTCGCGGTCTCGCACGACAGGTTCTTCCTGACGCGGGTCGCCACCTCGATCCTGGACGTCGAGGGCGGGGCGGTCACCCGGTTCGGCGGCGGCTACGCCGGTTTCCTGACCGAGCGGGCCGCGGCCCGGCAGCGCTGGGAGCAGGCCTACGCCGACTGGCGCGAGGAGATCGGGCAGGTCGAGGCGTTCGCGGCGACCACCGCGCATCGCGTCGCCCACGGCCGGGACATCAAGGACCGCAACAAGATGGCCTACGACCGCAACGCCGGCCGGGTGCAGAGCTCGATCGCCGGACGGGTCCGCCAGGCGGCCGAGCGCCTGCGGCGCCTCCAGGGCAACCCCGTGCCCAGGCCGCCGGAGCCCTTGCGTTTCTCGGGCCTCTTCGACGAGGGCACGGCGGACGGCACCCTGGTCGAGCTGCGCGATGTCCGGGTCGGCGACCGTCTCACCGTCGACGCCTTCACCGTCGAGCCGGGCCGGCGTTTGCTGGTCCGCGGCCCCAACGGCGCGGGAAAATCCACCTTCCTGCGGATCCTGGCCGGTGACCTCGAACCCGGCCGCGGCGTCGTACGGCGCCGCGGCCGGATCGGCTACCTGTCGCAGGAGTCGGTTTTCGCCAGGCCCGAGCAGACGGTCCTCAAGGCCTTCGCCGAGAGCCGGGCGGGCTACCTCGAAGAGCACCGCGCACGGCTGTTGTCCCTGGGCCTGTTGCGGGCCGACAGTCTCGGCACACCGGTCGGAGCGCTCTCGATCGGCCAGCGCCGGCGCCTCGCCCTGGCCCGGCTGCTGACGGGCGAGGCCGACCTGCTTTTGCTGGACGAGCCGACCAATCACCTTTCGCCCACCCTCGTCGAGGAACTGGAACAGGCCCTCGACGCGTACCGGGGCGCGATCGTCGTCGTCTCCCATGACCGGGCGCTGCGCGGCGGATTCACCGGAACCGAGATCGAGATACGCGACGGCCGGCTCGTCGCCGACCGGCTTTCGAAGGAGAACTGA
- a CDS encoding Vgb family protein, translating into MTVSIKEFPVSGPEAGPYGITAGPDGALWFTVVHHGRIARITVDGDLTSYQLEPASGPTIITAGPDDALWFTQYRNHEIGRITTGGDIGSFSLPTPESGPFGITAGPDGALWFTETNANQIGRITTDGTVTEFPLPVPGAFPSAIAAGSDGGLWFTMNAADAVGRIGVNGEIAIHRLPTAGSAPVGITAGADGAMWFVEIGAGQIGRIQPDGSIKEFPLPDRGARPHAIAVDAYGDCWFTEWGANRVGRITPAGLIDEHELPVPSSEPHGIVAGPDGALWVALEIGALARITPETSR; encoded by the coding sequence ATGACTGTTTCGATCAAGGAATTTCCGGTCTCCGGCCCCGAAGCGGGCCCGTACGGCATCACCGCCGGGCCCGACGGGGCACTGTGGTTCACGGTGGTTCACCACGGTCGGATCGCCCGGATCACGGTCGACGGAGATCTCACCTCGTACCAGCTTGAGCCGGCGTCCGGGCCGACGATCATCACCGCCGGTCCCGACGACGCGCTGTGGTTCACCCAGTACCGGAACCACGAGATCGGCCGTATCACCACGGGCGGCGACATCGGCTCCTTCTCCCTGCCGACGCCGGAGTCCGGGCCGTTCGGGATCACGGCGGGTCCTGACGGCGCGCTGTGGTTCACCGAGACCAACGCCAACCAGATCGGCCGCATCACGACCGACGGCACGGTCACCGAGTTCCCCCTCCCGGTCCCGGGAGCGTTTCCCAGCGCGATCGCCGCCGGATCCGACGGCGGGTTGTGGTTCACGATGAACGCGGCCGACGCCGTCGGCAGGATCGGCGTGAACGGCGAGATCGCGATCCACCGGCTGCCGACCGCCGGTTCCGCCCCGGTGGGCATCACCGCCGGGGCGGACGGCGCGATGTGGTTCGTCGAGATCGGAGCAGGCCAGATCGGGCGGATCCAACCGGACGGGAGTATCAAGGAGTTCCCGCTCCCCGATCGCGGCGCGCGGCCCCACGCCATCGCCGTCGACGCGTACGGTGACTGCTGGTTCACCGAGTGGGGCGCCAACCGTGTCGGCCGGATCACCCCGGCGGGTCTGATCGATGAGCACGAGCTGCCGGTCCCGTCGTCGGAGCCGCACGGCATCGTCGCCGGGCCGGACGGCGCGCTGTGGGTGGCACTTGAGATCGGCGCACTCGCCCGGATCACACCGGAGACCTCGCGATGA
- a CDS encoding fibronectin type III domain-containing protein, translated as MAVSRRRFMASVMSGSALAAVSSSQLLTALNSAARADSPVGDVVGKITVGYQGWFACKGDNAPINGWWHWSGNMAQSPSPSNNTIVAWPDTREYTNTYPTAYADLNDGRPATLFSSYDQQTVDTHFRWMRENNIDTAALQRFNPMGGEGPTRDAMAAKVRTAAEANGRKYYIMYDVTDWTNMQPEIKTDWLNKMKAHTASPAYAMQNGKPVVGIWGFGFNDPKRPWAPAPCLEVVNWFKDQGCYVMGGVPTHWRRGVEDSRPGFLEVYHAFHMISPWMVGRIGTIADVDHFYTNVNLPDQADCDAHGIDYQPCVLPGDVTTRQRRHGDFMWRQFYNMVRVGAQGIYISMFDEYNEGNQIAKTAETLADVPADSGMLALDEDGTACSADYYLRLTGDGGRMLKGQIALTATRPTPPVVSSGGDRQAPTVPGNLAVTAKTATTVTLSWSASTDNVGVAGYQVLRGGTVVATAPNTPYTVTGLTPATAYGFTVVARDAAGNTSGASNAVSVTTSASSTAVITLRSRANSRYVTAATGSPLIANGTSAGTAQQFERVDLGNGNVGLRARVNNQFVCAEGAGAQPLIANRPSAGAWETFQLVTNPNGSVSLRAQVNGKYVCAEGAGAQPLVANRDAIGPWEQFDLVAG; from the coding sequence GTGGCCGTCTCGCGCCGGAGGTTCATGGCCTCCGTGATGTCCGGGTCCGCTCTCGCCGCGGTGTCGTCGTCGCAGCTACTGACCGCGTTGAACAGCGCCGCCCGCGCCGACAGCCCCGTCGGGGACGTGGTCGGGAAGATCACCGTCGGCTACCAGGGCTGGTTCGCCTGCAAGGGCGACAACGCCCCGATCAACGGCTGGTGGCACTGGAGCGGCAACATGGCCCAAAGCCCCTCCCCCTCCAACAACACCATCGTCGCCTGGCCCGACACGCGCGAGTACACCAACACCTACCCCACCGCCTACGCCGACCTCAACGACGGCCGGCCCGCCACCCTGTTCTCCTCCTACGACCAGCAGACCGTCGACACCCATTTCCGCTGGATGCGCGAGAACAACATCGACACCGCCGCCCTGCAACGCTTCAACCCCATGGGCGGCGAAGGCCCCACCCGCGACGCCATGGCCGCCAAGGTCCGCACCGCCGCCGAGGCCAACGGCCGCAAGTACTACATCATGTACGACGTCACCGACTGGACCAACATGCAGCCGGAGATCAAAACCGACTGGCTCAACAAGATGAAGGCCCACACCGCCTCACCGGCCTACGCCATGCAGAACGGCAAGCCCGTCGTCGGCATCTGGGGCTTCGGCTTCAACGACCCCAAACGCCCCTGGGCCCCGGCCCCCTGCCTGGAGGTCGTCAACTGGTTCAAGGACCAGGGCTGCTACGTCATGGGCGGCGTGCCCACCCACTGGCGCCGCGGCGTGGAGGATTCACGCCCCGGCTTCCTGGAGGTCTACCACGCCTTCCACATGATCTCCCCCTGGATGGTCGGCCGCATCGGCACCATCGCCGACGTCGACCACTTCTACACCAACGTCAACCTGCCCGACCAGGCCGACTGCGACGCCCACGGCATCGACTACCAGCCGTGTGTGCTGCCCGGCGACGTCACCACCCGCCAGCGCCGCCACGGCGACTTCATGTGGCGCCAGTTCTACAACATGGTCCGCGTCGGCGCGCAGGGCATCTACATCTCCATGTTCGACGAGTACAACGAGGGCAACCAGATCGCCAAGACCGCCGAAACCCTCGCCGACGTCCCGGCCGACTCCGGCATGCTCGCCCTCGACGAGGACGGCACCGCCTGCTCGGCCGACTACTACCTGCGCCTGACCGGCGACGGCGGCAGGATGCTCAAGGGCCAGATCGCCCTCACCGCCACCCGCCCCACCCCGCCCGTGGTCTCCAGCGGGGGTGACAGGCAGGCGCCGACGGTGCCGGGCAACCTCGCCGTGACGGCGAAGACGGCCACCACCGTGACGCTGTCGTGGTCGGCCTCCACCGACAACGTGGGAGTGGCCGGCTACCAGGTGCTCCGCGGCGGCACGGTCGTGGCCACCGCCCCGAACACGCCGTACACGGTGACCGGCCTGACCCCGGCGACGGCGTACGGCTTCACCGTCGTCGCGCGCGACGCGGCCGGCAACACCTCCGGCGCGTCGAACGCCGTGAGCGTGACCACGTCGGCGTCGTCGACCGCGGTGATCACCTTGCGCTCCAGGGCCAACAGCCGTTACGTCACCGCCGCCACCGGCTCGCCGCTGATCGCGAACGGGACGTCCGCCGGGACCGCGCAGCAGTTCGAGCGCGTCGACCTGGGCAACGGCAACGTGGGGCTGCGGGCGAGGGTCAACAACCAGTTCGTGTGCGCCGAGGGCGCCGGGGCGCAACCGCTGATCGCCAACCGCCCCTCGGCCGGGGCGTGGGAGACCTTCCAGCTGGTCACCAACCCCAACGGGTCGGTCAGCCTCCGGGCGCAGGTCAACGGCAAGTACGTGTGCGCCGAGGGCGCCGGGGCTCAGCCGCTCGTCGCCAACCGCGACGCGATCGGCCCGTGGGAGCAGTTCGACCTCGTCGCCGGCTGA
- a CDS encoding response regulator encodes MIIVDDHPVVRDGLRGIFTGDEDFEVVGEAADGPEALAVARLTDPDVVLMDLRMPKMSGAEVIRRLREQAPGIHVLVLTTFYDDADVLPAIEQGATGYLLKDTPRAELRRAVRAAARGETVLSPSVAGVLTHRARTPERRTLSRRELEVLGLIARGATNREVAAKLFVTEATVKTHLLHLFAKLGVNDRAAAVAAAYETGLLTPGADG; translated from the coding sequence ATGATCATCGTGGACGACCATCCCGTCGTCCGCGACGGGTTACGCGGGATCTTCACCGGCGACGAGGACTTCGAGGTCGTCGGTGAGGCGGCCGACGGGCCGGAGGCGCTCGCCGTGGCCCGGCTGACCGACCCCGATGTCGTGCTCATGGACCTGCGCATGCCGAAGATGAGCGGCGCGGAGGTCATCCGCCGGCTGCGCGAGCAGGCGCCCGGCATTCACGTGCTGGTCCTGACCACCTTCTACGACGACGCCGACGTCCTGCCCGCGATCGAGCAGGGCGCCACCGGCTATCTACTCAAGGACACCCCGCGCGCCGAGCTGCGCCGTGCCGTACGGGCCGCGGCCCGCGGTGAGACGGTGCTGTCCCCCTCGGTCGCCGGCGTGCTGACGCACAGGGCCCGCACGCCGGAACGGCGGACGCTGAGCCGCAGGGAGCTCGAGGTGCTCGGGCTCATCGCCCGCGGCGCGACCAATCGTGAGGTCGCGGCGAAGCTGTTCGTCACCGAGGCGACGGTGAAGACGCATCTGCTGCATCTCTTCGCCAAGCTCGGGGTGAACGACCGGGCGGCCGCGGTCGCGGCGGCGTACGAGACCGGCCTGCTCACGCCGGGCGCCGACGGCTGA
- a CDS encoding sensor histidine kinase, with protein MVTTDLGASRWDRAGPALPYLFVLLPTVFVLLRDWRPEVLALALLAGAWHWFMVTSHPAWTERPTAMIVYFVVMLAVTGALVAVDPLFTVTGVAAFIQAFTLLPGWWAYAGVAATAGVLVTVPSRPGRTPDEMLYSFLVAVLIASTAGLLTRTISDQNDQRRVMIVQLRKTGARLAALAEENAALQARLLTSAREAGVLGERQRMAREIHDTVAQSLTAILTQLEAADDAIDDAPAARSRLNTVRALARESLNETRRSVQALRPAPLDEAQLSAALHDIAEKWSQTTGVPAGVSVTGDPLPLHTEVEITLLRVAQEALANVGRHASATRVGLTLSYMEDVVILDVRDDGSGFTPGVTNSPDEGGFGLIAMRQRVTRLAGEFVIETAPGQGTGISATVPAIPADSAPDSSDRRRNAS; from the coding sequence GTGGTGACCACCGACCTCGGCGCCTCCCGCTGGGATCGCGCCGGGCCCGCCCTGCCGTACCTGTTCGTCCTGCTTCCGACGGTCTTCGTCCTGCTACGGGACTGGAGGCCGGAGGTGCTGGCCCTGGCGCTGCTCGCCGGAGCCTGGCACTGGTTCATGGTCACGTCGCACCCTGCCTGGACCGAGCGGCCGACGGCGATGATCGTCTACTTCGTCGTGATGCTCGCCGTCACCGGGGCGCTGGTCGCCGTCGACCCGCTGTTCACGGTGACAGGGGTGGCGGCGTTCATCCAGGCCTTCACCCTGCTGCCCGGGTGGTGGGCGTACGCGGGCGTGGCGGCGACGGCCGGCGTGCTGGTCACCGTCCCCTCCCGCCCCGGGCGGACCCCGGACGAGATGCTCTACTCCTTCCTCGTCGCGGTGCTGATCGCCTCCACCGCCGGCCTGCTGACCCGGACCATCTCCGACCAGAACGACCAACGCCGGGTGATGATCGTCCAGTTGCGGAAGACCGGCGCCAGGCTGGCCGCGCTCGCGGAGGAGAACGCGGCCCTGCAGGCCCGGCTCCTGACGAGCGCGCGCGAGGCCGGCGTGCTCGGAGAACGGCAACGGATGGCCAGGGAGATCCACGACACCGTCGCGCAGAGCCTGACCGCCATCCTCACCCAGCTCGAAGCCGCCGACGACGCGATCGACGACGCGCCCGCCGCCCGCTCGCGGCTGAACACGGTGCGCGCCCTGGCCAGGGAGAGCCTGAACGAAACCCGGCGGTCGGTTCAGGCGTTGCGTCCGGCGCCGCTGGACGAGGCCCAGCTCTCCGCCGCCCTCCACGACATCGCGGAGAAGTGGTCACAGACCACCGGCGTGCCCGCCGGCGTGTCGGTCACCGGCGACCCTCTGCCGCTGCACACCGAGGTGGAGATCACCCTGTTGAGGGTGGCGCAGGAGGCGCTGGCCAACGTCGGCAGGCACGCCTCGGCCACCCGCGTCGGCCTCACCCTGTCGTACATGGAGGATGTCGTGATACTGGATGTGCGTGACGACGGGTCCGGCTTCACCCCCGGGGTGACGAACTCCCCGGACGAGGGCGGCTTCGGTCTCATCGCGATGCGTCAGCGGGTCACCCGGCTGGCCGGCGAGTTCGTGATCGAGACGGCCCCCGGCCAGGGAACGGGGATCTCCGCCACCGTTCCCGCCATTCCCGCCGACTCGGCTCCGGATTCGTCCGACCGCCGCAGAAACGCGTCGTGA
- a CDS encoding ABC transporter permease yields the protein MKGVANVIGVELKLIVRDPMSGFFALAFPAIMLWVKTRTGKTLPGGLPVIDATVPMLSVFVIGLAGLVVLPATLAQYRERRILKRLRATPASPTMLFGAQWTAHMLLAALGTALLIVIGLAALDLSAPASAAGVLLAWTLGALSLGAIGLLIGALVPSGRTATVIGLSVFFPMVFLSGAMIPRETMSGSMRAIGDLTPMAPVVEAMRGAWKGDAISPVTLGIMVAIFIIAGGVAVKAFRW from the coding sequence GTGAAGGGTGTCGCGAACGTCATCGGGGTCGAGCTGAAACTGATCGTGCGTGATCCGATGTCGGGGTTCTTCGCCCTGGCCTTCCCCGCGATCATGCTGTGGGTCAAGACCCGTACCGGGAAAACCCTCCCCGGCGGGCTGCCGGTCATCGACGCCACGGTGCCGATGCTGAGCGTCTTCGTCATCGGCCTGGCCGGGCTGGTCGTCCTTCCGGCCACGCTGGCCCAGTACAGGGAACGCCGGATCCTCAAACGGCTGCGTGCCACTCCCGCCTCACCCACCATGCTGTTCGGCGCCCAGTGGACCGCCCACATGCTGCTGGCCGCGCTCGGAACGGCGTTGCTGATCGTCATCGGCCTGGCCGCCCTCGATCTGTCGGCGCCCGCCAGCGCGGCGGGCGTTCTCCTCGCGTGGACGCTCGGCGCGCTGAGCCTCGGCGCCATCGGCCTCCTCATCGGCGCGCTCGTCCCCAGCGGGCGCACCGCGACCGTGATCGGGCTGAGCGTGTTCTTTCCGATGGTCTTCCTCTCCGGTGCCATGATCCCCCGCGAGACCATGTCCGGCTCGATGCGTGCCATCGGCGACCTGACCCCCATGGCCCCCGTGGTCGAGGCGATGCGCGGCGCGTGGAAGGGCGATGCGATCTCCCCGGTTACCCTGGGAATCATGGTGGCGATATTCATCATCGCCGGCGGCGTGGCCGTCAAGGCGTTCCGGTGGTGA
- a CDS encoding ABC transporter ATP-binding protein — protein sequence MAVIEINDLSKSYRSGKAVDGVSLRVERGEIFGIAGPNGAGKTTVVECASGLRRRDGGTLRVLGLDPQSDRRELLQRIGVQLQEAALPDAIKVGEALRMYASFYDKPADWRELMDEWGLTDKRRAGFASLSGGWKQRLFIALALVGDPEVVFLDELTTGLDPSARRTTWGLVRTMRERGVTVVLVTHFMDEAEALCDRIAIIDRGRVVAEGSPDELIRRAKSDSLDNAFFALTGRETA from the coding sequence ATGGCAGTCATCGAGATCAACGACCTGAGCAAGAGCTACCGGTCCGGCAAGGCCGTGGACGGCGTCTCCCTGAGGGTGGAGCGAGGCGAGATCTTCGGAATCGCCGGCCCCAACGGAGCGGGGAAGACCACCGTCGTGGAGTGCGCGTCGGGGTTGCGGCGGCGAGACGGCGGCACCCTGCGGGTGCTGGGCCTGGACCCGCAGAGCGACCGGCGCGAGTTGCTGCAGCGCATCGGGGTCCAGCTTCAGGAGGCGGCGCTGCCCGACGCGATCAAGGTCGGTGAGGCGTTGCGGATGTACGCCTCCTTCTACGACAAGCCCGCCGACTGGCGGGAACTCATGGACGAGTGGGGGCTGACGGACAAGAGGCGCGCCGGGTTCGCGAGCCTGTCCGGCGGCTGGAAGCAGCGGCTGTTCATCGCCCTCGCACTGGTCGGGGACCCGGAGGTCGTCTTCCTCGACGAGCTGACCACGGGCCTGGACCCCTCCGCCCGCCGCACCACCTGGGGGCTGGTCCGCACCATGCGTGAGCGCGGGGTCACCGTCGTGCTGGTCACCCATTTCATGGACGAGGCCGAGGCCCTGTGCGACCGCATCGCGATCATCGACAGGGGCCGCGTCGTCGCCGAGGGCAGCCCGGACGAGCTGATCAGGCGGGCGAAGTCCGATTCGCTGGACAACGCGTTCTTCGCTCTGACCGGAAGGGAAACGGCGTGA
- a CDS encoding MFS transporter, whose product MRRGWVLTLASLTITLVVVDLTAVTIALPVIQADLGAGLAEVQWVVDAYAITLAAMLLPVGVLADRYGRRRMLAIGVTLFTLASLACALAPNAILLDVARGVQGLGAAALYGTSTPLIAAAYPDGPGRAKALGVFSAVSGLAMTASPVIGGLLAGLYGWRAIFLINVPIGLLILAALRGRISESVGRGHLDPLGSLAVTAALFAIIPGLIHEIPWLVVFGLALLAVFVAVELRSTRPMLDFGLLRDRTFAVGAATTFLMLASMLGAFTYLTLYVQGPLGAGPVEAGVRFLAFSATSVVAAVLISRLVHRLPMGVLIAVGPGLIAVALLVMTFPAADPWIPLMAGLALSGAGLGAGNVISNQVALTAPEDRLGMATGIVNALKQIGTAIGVAVLALPYGAGVRTMLLVAAALAAAGALLPLGLLYGRRPVAAGRPAG is encoded by the coding sequence GTGCGACGGGGATGGGTACTCACGCTGGCCTCTCTGACCATCACGCTGGTCGTCGTCGACCTCACCGCCGTCACCATCGCGCTGCCCGTCATCCAGGCCGACCTGGGCGCGGGACTGGCCGAGGTGCAGTGGGTGGTGGACGCCTACGCGATCACGCTGGCCGCGATGCTGCTGCCGGTGGGGGTCCTCGCCGACCGGTACGGCAGACGCCGGATGCTCGCGATCGGCGTCACCCTGTTCACCCTCGCCTCGCTGGCGTGCGCGCTCGCACCGAACGCGATCCTGCTCGACGTGGCCAGGGGCGTGCAGGGGCTGGGCGCGGCGGCCCTGTACGGCACGAGCACCCCGCTGATCGCCGCCGCCTACCCCGACGGCCCCGGGCGGGCGAAGGCCCTGGGCGTCTTCAGCGCGGTCTCCGGCCTGGCCATGACCGCCAGTCCCGTGATCGGCGGACTGCTGGCCGGACTGTACGGCTGGCGGGCCATCTTCCTGATCAACGTGCCGATCGGCCTGCTGATCCTGGCCGCCCTCCGCGGCCGGATTTCCGAGTCCGTCGGGCGCGGACACCTCGACCCGCTCGGCTCCCTGGCCGTCACCGCCGCCCTGTTCGCGATCATTCCGGGCCTCATCCACGAGATCCCCTGGCTGGTGGTCTTCGGCCTGGCGCTGCTCGCGGTGTTCGTGGCGGTCGAGCTCAGATCGACCCGGCCGATGCTGGACTTCGGGCTGCTGCGCGACCGCACCTTCGCGGTGGGAGCCGCCACCACCTTCCTGATGCTGGCGAGCATGCTCGGGGCCTTCACCTATCTCACCCTCTACGTCCAGGGCCCGCTCGGCGCCGGGCCGGTGGAGGCCGGAGTCCGTTTCCTGGCGTTCAGCGCGACCTCCGTCGTGGCCGCGGTACTGATCTCACGGCTCGTGCATCGCCTGCCCATGGGCGTGCTCATCGCGGTCGGGCCCGGTCTCATCGCGGTGGCCCTGCTCGTGATGACCTTCCCCGCGGCGGATCCGTGGATTCCCCTGATGGCCGGTCTGGCGCTGAGCGGCGCGGGTCTCGGCGCGGGGAACGTGATCAGCAATCAGGTCGCGCTGACCGCTCCGGAGGATCGGCTCGGCATGGCCACCGGCATCGTCAACGCCCTCAAACAGATCGGCACCGCGATCGGCGTGGCCGTGCTGGCTCTGCCGTACGGCGCGGGGGTGCGCACCATGCTGCTCGTCGCGGCCGCGCTGGCCGCCGCCGGAGCCCTCCTGCCCCTCGGCCTCCTGTACGGCAGGCGCCCCGTCGCCGCCGGGCGACCCGCGGGCTGA
- the murJ gene encoding murein biosynthesis integral membrane protein MurJ: MRTGQAMATATLVSRVTGFVRVLTLVAALGLGTRLLDAYTVANVTPNSIYELVMGGALASVIVPLLIRTAADENTDDELFAQRLLSLIVYALAVVVIVTIIAAPLLMDLYASGFTPEQRRTAIVFTRFFLPQILFYGVSAALAAILNARDRFVSPMWAPVANNLVVITTALVFVVIGGTGRLETLTQAQTLLLSIGTSAGVAVQMLVLIVAGRRAGFRVRLRADPRGIGIRRIGVMAGWTVLSVIAAQAVFVVITDLASQAGPGAVSVYSNAYTLFQLPYAVIAVTIITGVLPMMSRSAAGRDFPRVTADLSRSLRLSSTVLVPVAAGLVVLGPQLATVLFAHGNASPEAARLTGSVLAAYGLALVPFAGYQIMLRVFYAFGDTRTPALISTGVSAVTIATCLVAARLTPGPDLVIAIAGCTALAYATGLVVTAAVLRRRIGLLDGHRLLDAHARMLVAATVAGLTAAVTVRSLQSAVGTAWTGSAVTVLLAAAAGAGLYALGARGLRIAEFGELTAMIRTGRA; the protein is encoded by the coding sequence ATGCGAACAGGCCAGGCGATGGCGACGGCGACCCTGGTGTCCCGGGTGACCGGGTTCGTTCGCGTGCTGACGCTCGTGGCCGCGCTGGGCCTGGGAACGCGACTGCTGGACGCCTACACGGTGGCGAACGTCACCCCGAACTCCATCTATGAGCTGGTGATGGGCGGGGCGCTGGCAAGCGTGATCGTTCCGCTGCTGATCCGCACGGCCGCCGACGAGAACACCGACGACGAGCTGTTCGCCCAGAGGCTGCTGTCCTTGATCGTCTACGCTCTCGCGGTCGTGGTGATCGTGACGATCATCGCCGCTCCCCTCCTCATGGACCTCTACGCGTCGGGGTTCACCCCCGAGCAGCGCCGTACCGCGATCGTCTTCACCCGGTTCTTTCTGCCGCAGATCCTGTTCTACGGGGTGAGCGCGGCCCTGGCGGCGATCCTGAACGCCCGCGACCGGTTCGTCTCCCCGATGTGGGCGCCGGTGGCCAACAATCTCGTCGTCATCACCACCGCGCTGGTCTTCGTGGTGATCGGTGGAACGGGCCGGCTGGAAACGTTGACGCAGGCGCAGACGCTGCTGTTGTCGATCGGCACCAGCGCCGGGGTGGCCGTGCAGATGCTCGTCCTCATCGTGGCCGGCCGGCGGGCCGGATTCCGGGTCCGGCTGCGTGCCGACCCGCGCGGGATCGGCATCCGCCGGATCGGCGTGATGGCCGGATGGACGGTGCTGTCGGTGATCGCGGCTCAGGCGGTGTTCGTGGTGATCACCGATCTCGCCTCGCAGGCGGGTCCCGGTGCGGTCAGCGTCTATTCCAACGCCTACACGCTGTTCCAGCTGCCCTATGCCGTGATCGCGGTGACGATCATCACCGGTGTGCTGCCCATGATGAGCCGGTCGGCGGCCGGGCGCGACTTCCCCCGGGTCACCGCGGACCTGTCCCGAAGTCTGCGGCTGTCGAGCACCGTCCTGGTGCCCGTCGCCGCCGGGCTGGTGGTTCTCGGCCCGCAACTGGCCACGGTGCTGTTCGCCCACGGAAACGCCTCCCCTGAGGCGGCCCGTCTGACCGGATCGGTTCTGGCCGCCTACGGACTGGCGTTGGTGCCCTTCGCCGGATACCAGATCATGCTGCGGGTCTTCTACGCCTTCGGCGACACCCGTACTCCGGCGCTGATCAGCACCGGAGTCTCCGCCGTCACCATCGCCACCTGCCTGGTGGCCGCGCGGCTGACGCCCGGTCCGGACCTGGTCATCGCGATCGCGGGATGTACGGCCCTCGCCTACGCCACCGGCCTCGTCGTCACCGCCGCGGTGCTGCGCCGCAGGATCGGCCTTCTCGACGGGCACCGCCTTCTCGACGCCCACGCCCGGATGCTGGTCGCCGCGACCGTCGCCGGGCTCACCGCCGCCGTGACCGTCCGGTCCCTGCAGTCAGCCGTCGGGACGGCCTGGACCGGCTCGGCGGTCACGGTCCTCCTGGCCGCCGCCGCCGGAGCCGGGCTCTACGCGCTCGGTGCGCGAGGGCTGCGCATCGCGGAGTTCGGGGAGCTGACCGCGATGATCCGGACCGGTCGCGCCTGA